A genomic segment from Streptomyces sp. NBC_00654 encodes:
- the tsaB gene encoding tRNA (adenosine(37)-N6)-threonylcarbamoyltransferase complex dimerization subunit type 1 TsaB: protein MLLLAVDTATPAVTVALHDGRSVIAESGQVDARRHGELLLPAVDRVLAEAGVKLDAVTGLVVGVGPGPYTGLRVGLVTAATFGSALSVPVYGLCTLDGLAYAAGLAGLEGPFAVATDARRKEVYWARYEDSRTRTGEPAVDRPADIAGQLAGLPVVGAGAVLYPEAFGDARGPEHVSAGALAALAAERLAAGAELLPPQPLYLRRPDAQVPKNYKVVTPK from the coding sequence GTGCTCTTGCTCGCTGTGGATACCGCCACCCCCGCCGTCACCGTCGCCCTTCACGACGGGAGATCCGTCATCGCGGAGTCCGGTCAGGTCGACGCCCGCAGGCACGGGGAACTGCTGCTGCCCGCCGTCGACCGGGTCCTCGCCGAGGCCGGGGTGAAACTCGACGCCGTGACCGGTCTGGTCGTCGGCGTGGGCCCCGGCCCGTACACCGGGCTCCGGGTCGGCCTGGTCACCGCCGCGACCTTCGGCTCCGCCCTCTCCGTACCGGTGTACGGGCTGTGCACGCTGGACGGCCTCGCGTACGCCGCCGGGCTCGCCGGGCTGGAGGGCCCGTTCGCCGTGGCGACGGACGCCCGCCGCAAGGAGGTCTACTGGGCGCGGTACGAGGACTCCCGTACCCGTACCGGTGAACCCGCCGTCGACCGGCCGGCCGACATCGCCGGACAGCTGGCGGGTCTGCCCGTGGTCGGGGCGGGCGCGGTGCTGTATCCCGAGGCGTTCGGCGACGCCCGCGGACCCGAGCATGTCTCGGCCGGGGCGCTGGCCGCGCTCGCCGCCGAGCGGCTGGCCGCCGGGGCCGAGCTGCTGCCGCCGCAGCCGCTCTATCTGCGCAGGCCCGACGCGCAGGTGCCGAAGAACTACAAGGTGGTCACCCCCAAGTGA
- a CDS encoding serine/threonine-protein kinase: MKPLETGDPIRLGPYHLRGVLGEGGMGKVYVGQDGQGRAAAVKVLHSHLAHDRNLAQRFVREARMAQAVTGEGVARVLDTRTEGGRPWIATEFLIGPDLDEAVRAYGPLDESGVRVLAVALARALQDIHAAGLVHRDLKPANIVLTSAGPRIIDFGIARPEHGFTLTVTGQVPVTPGYGAPEQALGRRVGPAADVFSLGAVLVYAASGQRAYEGAHVAAVQYEVVHGEPRLDRVPPVLRPLIAPCLAKDPAHRPVPEQLAGAFDPPRGADRVWRQGPLAQDVSARERSLHELTTTVPGRGAAATVTGGPVTRRRLLTALAVGGAVAAAGGGAVWWSGRESDGDPFAIPPAVPTPKLRALSTVRGDYVNGETPKPLWTVATAVDAKTPAPLPVRDVIVAGAKGGGLVARSVVDGSEKWKAPGVTAGSRYVSLSGRLVAAADRKGVLRTFVASTGEPKWTADAEVSSVLAADDDAVYVVTGDGRVRAVGRSDAKVRWTAEAGISLTAGSGARGATAPGRLIVVGGGGVAAFATGDGRREWVRRGQSTGRPGLAVSGDTVVVSGNRLAALDAGDGEERWAVDTFGKVRGVPVSSGPPTLHGTHVYAAVTGFPRRLGIADGKPTDWTYEGLVQCDPPSPLLVQGHGFWSVAVNAKAGGINVLDLDLEREPWVFRLIRNVDRYWITADGGRVFLLDGASLTALPVF, translated from the coding sequence ATGAAGCCCCTGGAAACCGGCGACCCGATCCGACTCGGCCCGTACCACCTGCGCGGCGTGCTGGGGGAGGGCGGCATGGGCAAGGTGTACGTGGGACAGGACGGGCAGGGGCGTGCCGCCGCCGTGAAGGTCCTGCACTCCCACCTGGCGCACGACCGGAATCTGGCGCAGCGCTTCGTCCGCGAGGCCCGGATGGCGCAGGCCGTCACCGGTGAGGGAGTGGCCCGGGTGCTGGACACCCGGACCGAGGGCGGGCGCCCCTGGATCGCCACCGAGTTCCTCATCGGCCCGGACCTGGACGAGGCGGTCCGCGCGTACGGTCCGCTCGACGAGTCCGGGGTCCGGGTCCTGGCGGTGGCGCTGGCCCGCGCGCTCCAGGACATCCATGCCGCCGGTCTCGTCCACCGCGACCTGAAACCCGCCAACATCGTCCTCACCTCGGCGGGCCCCCGGATCATCGACTTCGGCATCGCCCGCCCCGAGCACGGGTTCACCCTGACGGTGACCGGCCAGGTCCCGGTCACACCGGGATACGGCGCCCCCGAGCAGGCGCTCGGCCGGCGCGTGGGTCCGGCGGCGGACGTCTTCTCGCTCGGCGCCGTGCTCGTGTACGCGGCGAGCGGGCAGCGCGCGTACGAGGGGGCGCACGTCGCGGCGGTGCAGTACGAGGTGGTCCACGGGGAACCGCGGCTGGACCGGGTCCCTCCCGTGCTGCGGCCCCTGATCGCGCCGTGTCTGGCCAAGGACCCCGCGCACCGGCCCGTGCCGGAGCAGCTGGCCGGGGCCTTCGACCCGCCGCGCGGCGCCGACCGCGTCTGGCGGCAGGGCCCGCTCGCACAGGACGTCTCGGCGCGCGAGCGCAGCCTCCATGAGCTGACCACCACCGTGCCGGGCCGGGGCGCCGCCGCCACCGTCACCGGGGGGCCGGTGACGCGCCGCCGTCTGCTGACCGCGCTGGCGGTCGGCGGGGCGGTGGCGGCGGCCGGTGGCGGCGCGGTGTGGTGGAGCGGACGGGAGAGCGACGGGGACCCGTTCGCCATACCGCCCGCCGTGCCGACGCCGAAGCTGCGCGCCCTGTCCACGGTGCGGGGCGACTATGTGAACGGGGAGACCCCGAAGCCGCTGTGGACCGTCGCCACGGCGGTCGACGCGAAGACCCCGGCGCCCCTTCCGGTACGCGATGTGATCGTCGCCGGGGCGAAGGGCGGCGGTCTCGTGGCGCGGAGCGTCGTCGACGGTTCGGAGAAGTGGAAGGCGCCCGGCGTCACGGCGGGCAGCCGCTATGTGTCGCTCTCCGGAAGGCTGGTGGCCGCGGCCGACCGGAAGGGCGTGCTCCGTACGTTCGTCGCCTCGACGGGTGAACCGAAGTGGACGGCGGACGCGGAGGTCTCCTCCGTCCTGGCCGCCGACGACGACGCGGTGTACGTGGTCACCGGGGACGGCCGGGTGCGTGCCGTCGGCCGGTCCGACGCGAAGGTGCGCTGGACCGCCGAGGCCGGGATCTCCCTCACCGCCGGGTCCGGGGCGCGCGGTGCCACCGCGCCGGGCCGTCTGATCGTCGTCGGGGGCGGCGGCGTGGCGGCGTTCGCCACCGGCGACGGGCGCCGGGAGTGGGTCCGGCGCGGGCAGTCCACGGGCCGCCCCGGACTCGCCGTCTCGGGGGACACCGTCGTCGTGAGCGGCAACCGTCTGGCGGCGCTGGACGCCGGCGACGGCGAGGAGCGCTGGGCCGTGGACACCTTCGGGAAGGTGCGGGGGGTGCCGGTCTCCTCGGGCCCGCCGACCCTTCACGGCACGCATGTGTACGCGGCCGTCACCGGATTCCCCCGGCGGCTGGGAATCGCCGACGGAAAGCCCACCGACTGGACCTACGAGGGGCTGGTCCAGTGCGATCCGCCCAGCCCGCTCCTCGTCCAGGGCCACGGCTTCTGGTCGGTGGCCGTCAACGCGAAGGCCGGCGGCATCAACGTGCTGGATCTGGATCTTGAGCGGGAGCCATGGGTGTTCCGCCTGATCAGGAACGTCGACCGCTACTGGATCACGGCCGACGGCGGACGGGTCTTCCTGCTCGACGGGGCGTCGCTCACCGCGCTGCCGGTCTTCTGA
- the rimI gene encoding ribosomal protein S18-alanine N-acetyltransferase encodes MRTTAAVLREMRWWDIEPVLELEHELFPDDAWSPGMFWSELAHSRGPGATRRYVVAEDPATGRIVGYAGLAALGDLADVQTIGVIREYWGGGLGSELLTDLLKHATAFECATVLLEVRVDNTRAQKLYERFGFEPIGFRRGYYQPGNIDALVMRLHVQETETD; translated from the coding sequence GTGAGGACCACGGCCGCTGTGCTGCGCGAGATGCGCTGGTGGGACATCGAACCGGTGCTGGAGCTGGAGCACGAGCTGTTCCCGGACGACGCCTGGTCGCCCGGCATGTTCTGGTCCGAGCTGGCGCACTCCCGCGGTCCGGGGGCCACCCGCCGTTATGTCGTCGCCGAGGACCCGGCCACCGGGCGGATCGTCGGCTACGCGGGACTGGCCGCCCTCGGCGACCTCGCCGACGTCCAGACGATCGGGGTGATCCGTGAGTACTGGGGCGGCGGTCTGGGCTCCGAACTCCTCACCGATCTGCTGAAACACGCCACGGCCTTCGAGTGCGCCACGGTGCTCCTCGAAGTCCGCGTCGACAACACCCGGGCGCAGAAGCTCTACGAACGCTTCGGATTCGAGCCGATCGGCTTCCGGCGCGGCTACTACCAGCCGGGCAACATCGACGCGCTCGTCATGCGCCTCCACGTACAAGAAACTGAGACTGACTGA
- the tsaD gene encoding tRNA (adenosine(37)-N6)-threonylcarbamoyltransferase complex transferase subunit TsaD, with product MADEPLVLGIETSCDETGVGIVRGTTLLADAVASSVDTHARFGGVVPEIASRAHLEAMVPTIERALKEAGISARDLDGIAVTAGPGLAGALLVGVSAAKAYAYALNKPLYGVNHLASHICVDQLEHGPLPEPTMALLVSGGHSSLLLAPDITNDVRPLGATIDDAAGEAFDKIARVLNLGFPGGPVIDRLAKEGDPKAIAFPRGLSGSRDPAYDFSFSGLKTSVARWIEAKRAAGEEVPVRDVAASFQEAVVDVLTRKAVRACKDEGVDHLMIGGGVAANSRLRALAEERCERAGIRLRVPRPGLCTDNGAMVAALGAEMVARNRPVSDLGLSADSSLPVTETHVPGEPGHGHGDGDGHSHGHGHGHTHDHDHVHEISKDNLYS from the coding sequence ATGGCTGACGAACCGCTCGTACTCGGCATCGAGACCTCCTGCGACGAGACCGGCGTGGGCATCGTGCGCGGGACGACGCTGCTCGCGGACGCCGTCGCGTCCAGCGTCGACACGCACGCCCGCTTCGGCGGGGTCGTCCCGGAGATCGCCTCCCGCGCCCATCTGGAGGCGATGGTCCCCACCATCGAGCGCGCCCTGAAGGAAGCCGGGATCAGCGCCCGTGACCTGGACGGCATCGCGGTCACGGCCGGTCCCGGGCTCGCCGGGGCGCTGCTCGTCGGCGTCTCGGCGGCGAAGGCGTACGCGTACGCCCTGAACAAGCCGCTCTACGGGGTCAACCACCTCGCCTCGCACATCTGCGTCGACCAGCTGGAACACGGCCCGCTGCCCGAGCCGACGATGGCGCTGCTGGTCAGCGGCGGGCACTCCTCGCTGCTGCTGGCCCCGGACATCACGAACGACGTACGGCCGCTGGGCGCGACCATCGACGACGCGGCGGGGGAGGCCTTCGACAAGATCGCCCGGGTGCTGAACCTCGGCTTCCCCGGCGGCCCGGTCATCGACCGGCTGGCGAAGGAGGGCGACCCGAAGGCGATCGCGTTCCCGCGCGGGCTGAGCGGGTCGCGCGACCCGGCGTACGACTTCTCCTTCTCCGGCCTCAAGACCTCGGTCGCCCGCTGGATCGAGGCGAAGCGGGCGGCGGGCGAGGAGGTGCCGGTACGGGACGTGGCGGCGTCGTTCCAGGAGGCCGTGGTGGACGTGCTCACCCGCAAGGCCGTCCGGGCGTGCAAGGACGAGGGCGTCGACCACCTGATGATCGGTGGCGGGGTCGCGGCCAACTCGCGGCTGCGGGCGCTGGCCGAGGAGCGCTGCGAGCGGGCCGGTATCCGGCTGCGGGTGCCCCGGCCGGGGCTCTGCACGGACAACGGGGCGATGGTCGCGGCGCTGGGCGCGGAGATGGTGGCCCGCAACCGGCCCGTCTCGGACCTGGGGCTGTCGGCGGACTCCTCGCTTCCGGTGACCGAGACCCATGTGCCCGGCGAGCCCGGCCACGGACACGGCGATGGCGATGGTCACAGCCACGGGCACGGACACGGCCACACGCACGATCACGACCATGTGCACGAGATCAGCAAGGACAACCTGTACTCATGA
- a CDS encoding TetR/AcrR family transcriptional regulator: MSGTEKEPPAKKRSVGRPRRLDPDAMVATARRIIEEEGVGALSMRRVAKELGSTPMALYHYVKDKDELLMLTLSGTAAAFPRPELPADPRARLLAVSVHMHDILGRMPWVLDILALGELTDRNALWMVEEIIGSALDCGLSPARSVRAYRTIWSYVYGDLVFRRAAARRAENPPSTRYFPEMVTAEDADTLPRLTAIKDRWREYAADYEVADELDAIIEGLISRGTRSASGAPPG; the protein is encoded by the coding sequence GTGTCAGGCACAGAGAAGGAACCACCGGCGAAGAAGCGATCCGTGGGACGGCCCCGCAGGCTGGACCCGGACGCGATGGTCGCCACCGCGCGCCGGATCATCGAGGAAGAGGGCGTCGGAGCCCTGAGCATGCGGCGGGTGGCGAAGGAGCTCGGCAGCACGCCGATGGCGCTCTACCACTACGTGAAGGACAAGGACGAGCTGCTGATGCTCACCCTGTCCGGCACCGCGGCCGCCTTCCCGCGGCCCGAGCTGCCCGCGGACCCGCGCGCGCGGCTGCTCGCCGTGTCCGTGCACATGCACGACATCCTCGGCCGGATGCCGTGGGTGCTGGACATCCTGGCGCTGGGCGAGCTGACCGACAGGAACGCGCTGTGGATGGTGGAGGAGATCATCGGCTCCGCGCTCGACTGCGGCCTCTCCCCCGCCCGCTCGGTGCGCGCCTACCGGACGATCTGGAGCTACGTCTACGGCGACCTGGTCTTCCGCAGGGCGGCGGCCCGCCGGGCCGAGAACCCGCCGAGCACGCGGTACTTCCCCGAGATGGTCACCGCCGAGGACGCGGACACACTGCCGCGCCTCACGGCGATCAAGGACCGGTGGCGCGAGTACGCCGCCGACTACGAGGTCGCCGACGAACTCGACGCGATCATCGAGGGGCTGATCAGCCGAGGGACTCGAAGCGCCAGCGGTGCACCGCCCGGGTGA
- a CDS encoding serine/threonine protein kinase: MEHLRQDDPARIGPYVPLAALDARDSGRPVPDRRYLARAADGDRTVLVCVPRPDADPARWAEEARQALRLSVPRFLPVAEAAYDPAGLPWYAAPYTPVLPLPAALAAHGGPLPERFVRALGAALADALAVAHAQGVTHAGVSPSAVLLTADGPWLAGFGAVRAAGPDGTARVGPAASEPGGLAPEQLTGGRPRPLGDVYGLGAVLSYASTGHVVPESAELPAALRPLITACLARDPAARPDAARLAAGLGAGAAGFPGPGTGAGTGPGPGAPEATVLDAAFPVPLPARVVAELVRQSAAALAAGLPLSTTVPTARG, encoded by the coding sequence ATGGAACACCTACGCCAGGACGACCCTGCCCGGATCGGGCCGTACGTCCCGCTGGCCGCGCTGGACGCCCGGGACAGCGGCCGCCCCGTCCCCGACCGCCGCTATCTCGCCCGCGCGGCCGACGGCGACCGCACCGTCCTCGTCTGTGTCCCGCGCCCCGACGCCGACCCGGCGCGGTGGGCCGAGGAGGCGCGGCAGGCGCTCCGGCTGTCCGTACCGCGCTTCCTCCCGGTAGCGGAGGCGGCGTACGACCCGGCCGGACTCCCCTGGTACGCGGCGCCCTACACACCCGTCCTGCCCCTCCCCGCCGCGCTGGCGGCCCACGGGGGACCGCTGCCGGAACGATTCGTCCGTGCCCTCGGGGCGGCCCTGGCGGACGCCCTCGCGGTGGCCCACGCCCAGGGGGTGACCCATGCCGGGGTGTCCCCGTCGGCCGTCCTGCTCACGGCGGACGGGCCGTGGCTGGCCGGATTCGGCGCGGTGCGCGCGGCGGGGCCCGACGGCACGGCGCGCGTGGGCCCGGCCGCTTCGGAGCCCGGCGGCCTCGCCCCGGAGCAGCTCACGGGCGGCCGCCCGCGCCCCCTCGGTGATGTGTACGGGCTGGGAGCGGTGCTCTCGTACGCGAGCACCGGTCATGTGGTGCCCGAGAGCGCGGAACTGCCCGCCGCCCTGCGCCCGTTGATCACCGCCTGTCTGGCCCGCGACCCGGCCGCCCGCCCGGACGCGGCACGCCTCGCCGCCGGACTGGGAGCGGGGGCCGCGGGCTTCCCGGGGCCGGGGACAGGCGCGGGTACCGGGCCGGGGCCGGGGGCGCCCGAGGCCACCGTGCTCGACGCCGCCTTCCCCGTACCGCTGCCCGCGCGGGTCGTCGCCGAGCTCGTCCGGCAGTCCGCCGCGGCCCTCGCGGCCGGGCTTCCCCTGTCCACCACCGTTCCTACCGCCCGGGGCTGA
- a CDS encoding serine/threonine-protein kinase, with amino-acid sequence MFSPLTHDDPHSLGGHRPLARLGGGGMGTVYLARSGGGRTVALKTMHARIASDPAFRTRFRLETEAARVIGPVHGARVFEADPAAETPWLATEYVLGPPLDEAVRLAGPLPEAAVRALGALLCAALTQLHLSGVVHRDLKPSNIMLTADGPKVIDFGIARALGDERLTRTGAAAGTPAYMSPEQATGQEHTSAGDVFALAGVLTWAASGRGPFGSGLPADLLYRVRYTTPDLTGVPAALVPVLARCLSKDPAGRPATTALAAELAPPAGHFADQLPEALLMEMARRAAAVWAVTPHRLPPPAGHEHEHGPGPGHEHGRGPALAGTAADGAKSGMSRRRVLALGGAGLLGAAGVAAGARYLTGADDDGPEKGAAGRTPSKGPAWDQLWQVRADYGISPRVPPAPLLLEKLVVVADSASTLQALDPKTGKAQWTDLDTYRFHQVTSDGEQIYAIEFPFEETDPLTIGTVGLGDGKLTTPFARLPGLRGRFFENQLLCVADGTLYVVGGRGPYSTDGFLKAQTWSLLALDSRTGATRWSRPLPARPDGSEPLHFLTAQARGRYLVLVQQSAKGGISLVVRDTRTGRQLWNRPLDGDRPAFARARFAVDDQHVYTGSGGLLALRLADGAQAWRYASGRAGAAYSPPAVEGGVVYAVEQDRGVVAVGAGDGKPRWTEKGRADTGTVLDVPPAVSGGRVYSASASGLTVTDARTGVSARPYKAAVGRYFPHEGSGTLVALGDAYAAAYPLG; translated from the coding sequence ATGTTCTCTCCGCTCACCCACGACGACCCGCACTCCCTCGGCGGCCACCGCCCCCTCGCCCGGCTCGGCGGCGGCGGCATGGGCACCGTCTATCTGGCCCGCTCCGGCGGCGGGCGCACCGTGGCCCTGAAGACGATGCACGCCCGCATCGCGTCCGACCCCGCCTTCCGTACCCGCTTCCGGCTGGAGACCGAGGCCGCCCGCGTCATCGGACCCGTCCACGGCGCCAGGGTCTTCGAGGCCGACCCCGCCGCCGAAACCCCCTGGCTGGCAACGGAGTACGTCCTCGGCCCACCGCTCGACGAGGCGGTGCGGCTCGCCGGGCCCCTGCCCGAAGCGGCGGTACGGGCCCTGGGCGCCCTGCTGTGCGCGGCCCTGACCCAGCTGCACCTGTCGGGCGTCGTCCACCGTGACCTCAAGCCGTCCAACATCATGCTCACGGCGGACGGCCCCAAGGTGATCGACTTCGGCATCGCCCGCGCCCTCGGGGACGAGCGGCTGACCCGTACCGGAGCGGCCGCCGGTACGCCCGCGTACATGTCCCCGGAACAGGCCACCGGCCAGGAACACACCTCGGCCGGTGATGTGTTCGCCCTCGCGGGGGTGCTCACCTGGGCCGCGAGCGGACGCGGTCCCTTCGGCTCCGGTCTGCCCGCGGACCTGCTCTACCGGGTCCGTTACACCACCCCCGACCTCACCGGCGTGCCCGCGGCCCTGGTTCCCGTGCTGGCCCGCTGCCTGAGCAAGGACCCGGCCGGCCGGCCCGCCACCACGGCGCTCGCGGCCGAACTCGCCCCGCCCGCAGGTCACTTCGCCGACCAGCTGCCCGAGGCCCTGCTCATGGAGATGGCCCGTCGCGCGGCGGCGGTCTGGGCCGTCACCCCCCACCGCCTGCCACCGCCCGCCGGACACGAGCACGAGCACGGCCCCGGTCCCGGGCACGAGCACGGCCGCGGTCCCGCGCTCGCCGGGACGGCCGCGGACGGGGCGAAGTCCGGCATGTCCCGCCGCCGGGTGCTCGCCCTGGGAGGTGCCGGACTGCTCGGCGCGGCCGGGGTGGCGGCGGGGGCCCGGTATCTGACGGGGGCCGACGACGACGGCCCGGAGAAGGGCGCCGCCGGCCGGACCCCCTCCAAGGGCCCCGCCTGGGACCAGCTCTGGCAGGTGCGGGCCGACTACGGGATCAGCCCCCGCGTACCACCGGCTCCGCTCCTCCTGGAAAAGCTCGTCGTGGTCGCCGACAGTGCCAGCACGCTCCAGGCGCTGGACCCGAAGACCGGCAAGGCCCAGTGGACGGACCTCGACACGTACCGCTTCCACCAGGTCACCAGCGACGGCGAACAGATCTACGCCATCGAGTTCCCCTTCGAGGAGACCGACCCGCTGACCATCGGCACGGTGGGGCTCGGCGACGGGAAGCTCACCACACCCTTCGCCCGGCTTCCCGGCCTGCGGGGACGGTTCTTCGAGAACCAGCTGCTCTGTGTCGCGGACGGCACCCTGTACGTGGTCGGGGGCCGGGGACCCTATTCGACGGACGGATTCCTCAAGGCCCAGACCTGGTCGCTGCTGGCGCTCGACAGCCGTACGGGAGCGACCCGCTGGTCCCGGCCGCTGCCCGCGCGGCCGGACGGGTCCGAACCGCTGCACTTCCTGACGGCACAGGCCCGGGGCCGGTATCTCGTCCTCGTCCAGCAGTCCGCGAAGGGCGGGATCAGCCTGGTCGTCCGCGACACCCGTACCGGGCGGCAGCTCTGGAACCGGCCGCTCGACGGGGACCGGCCCGCCTTCGCCCGGGCCCGCTTCGCGGTCGACGACCAGCATGTCTACACGGGATCCGGCGGACTCCTCGCACTCCGGCTGGCCGACGGCGCCCAGGCGTGGCGGTACGCGAGCGGGCGTGCCGGGGCCGCCTACAGCCCGCCGGCCGTCGAGGGCGGTGTGGTGTACGCGGTGGAGCAGGACCGGGGCGTCGTCGCGGTCGGGGCCGGTGACGGGAAGCCGCGCTGGACGGAGAAGGGCCGCGCCGACACCGGGACCGTCCTGGACGTGCCCCCCGCCGTGAGCGGCGGCCGGGTCTACAGCGCGTCCGCGTCGGGGCTGACCGTCACGGACGCGCGTACCGGCGTCTCGGCCCGCCCCTACAAGGCCGCGGTCGGCCGGTACTTCCCGCACGAGGGCTCGGGCACGCTCGTCGCGCTCGGCGACGCGTACGCGGCCGCGTACCCCCTGGGCTGA